One segment of Geomonas ferrireducens DNA contains the following:
- a CDS encoding septal ring lytic transglycosylase RlpA family protein has protein sequence MASPERSLRLVRIVALALMLLPIHTLPLLASEQVVKPVVESSVEKVEPQQKSVVKKLIGIATYYAKKFHGRETTSGERYHPEKLTAAHQSLPLGTKVLVRNLANDKEVTVVINDRCRKKSFPFIDLSRAAARKLGFFGEGKAKVAIIPLTEGES, from the coding sequence ATGGCATCACCCGAGCGGAGTCTCAGGCTGGTGCGCATAGTCGCCCTGGCCCTGATGCTCCTCCCGATCCACACGCTTCCCCTGCTGGCTTCAGAACAAGTAGTAAAACCGGTAGTAGAATCCTCTGTTGAAAAAGTAGAACCGCAGCAAAAATCGGTGGTGAAAAAGCTGATCGGCATAGCGACCTACTATGCCAAGAAGTTTCATGGCAGGGAAACCACCTCCGGAGAGCGTTACCATCCGGAGAAGTTGACCGCCGCCCACCAGAGCCTGCCGTTGGGGACCAAGGTTCTCGTAAGGAACCTCGCCAACGACAAGGAAGTTACGGTTGTTATCAACGACCGTTGCCGCAAGAAGAGTTTCCCGTTCATCGATCTTTCACGGGCTGCGGCAAGGAAGCTGGGTTTCTTCGGAGAAGGGAAGGCCAAGGTGGCCATCATCCCGCTCACCGAAGGCGAATCCTAG